Part of the Nicotiana sylvestris chromosome 2, ASM39365v2, whole genome shotgun sequence genome, AGAAGCTTTCCTTAGGCCTATAAATAGCCATGATTAGGCCATCATTCTCCAATCATCAAACACCAAGAAAAGCTAATCATTATCAAAGAAGAAATTCTTTTATCTTCTTTCCCTCTTATACATCCCTCTCCTTCTAATTTCTTCTTCTATAATATTTTAATTGGCATAAGATATTAGTTGTTCTTTATTTTCCAAATTGctggatttattatttaattttgttgattCTTGTATCCTATATCTAAATAGAGATGGACTTGTTTAATCCGGGGGAAACATTTCACATTGCTTAAATAGTTTCTTGGGACAGTGCCTAGCACGACTCAAGCCAATTGGTGTATTTTCCCTCACAAATAGCACGACTCAAGCTAATTCGTGTGTATgcttacaaataatattattgcagtattattattattattatttggtgTCATTTCCCTACATAGCATGTCTAATTAGGTTACCTTACGTACTACCAAATAATGTGATGTAGTGAATGAGACTGCTCTTCCCTTAACCAGAAGTCTCGAGTTCAAGCTCTGAGTATGAAAAAAATCTTTGGTAGGGAGCGTTCCCCCCGAATAGGGCCCTACGCGGCGCGAATCTGGATATACGGGTACCGGACACCAGGtgggaaacaaaaaaaaaggttaCATTATGCTTGCAACTGAAGGGTCCATTGGTTTTTTGGCTCTTTACAAAGTTGTTTTTAGTTTTATGACCCTAACTCTTTTTTACACATAAGAGATTTACTTTTACACGTAAGAGATCCGTCTTTTATCTAAAAAGGTCATTTTCTTAAATTCAAAATTGTAAAGGGACATGATTTACAAATAGCACATACTCTACCGTACATACTACCCTACCCCTTGGTTGCGAAATTGTAATTTTATAATATTATtttctctgtttcaatttatgtgaaccttttAGGAGTACGATAATCAAATTGACTAATTTTGGTATTAACTTGacataaaaaattacaattttTTCGAGATAAATTTATACAGTTAGAAATTacacaaaaaataatataagtCATAAtcgttaataatttaaaatatttataaaaattatgatCAAAGAAATCTTTGTTTTATTATCTGTATCTGGTAGGAGAAGTCTATTAAAATAATTTGCCTTGCATTTTATATGCTTTAATGATAAATTACACTTTATTTGTGTGTAATAGAGTCTATTTTGTGTGTAGGTGAATTGAAGATGAAAGTAGAGCAAAAAGGATAGTTAAACGTTAAAAGCGTGCTCAAGAACAGTGAAAAAAAGAGACCTGGCGAGGCCAGGTAAAGGCCAGCCTTAACCAGGCTTTAGCCTGGCGAGGCCAGCCAAAGGCTAGGCTGAGGCTGGCATTAGGCTGGCGACGCCAGGCCTAGGGCCAGGTCCAGTCCGAGTTTTGAAGACTTAATTCGTTTCCTAGCTTGATTAAGAATTGACCTACATGTTTGGGTCttttcctacacatataaatagaccTAAAAATGCCACTTTGAAGAGAGACAGACAGAGAGATCGAGATTGGACAGATTTGAGAGGAGATTCGATCTAAGGAGGCAaaaacacactaggagcaaggcggagaattcttttacgagtttttcacttctttcttcctatttccattattggttatgaattctagtattgtagttatgcatagtattatgaatagctaatttattatctagggttttgatggaacctattggaggatgattttcctgttacgttaatatagatttgctgtagctttttctctatttgttcaactacgttattattgtggttggttgaagagctctcaatcgactgtgcctatttagtgtgtattactcgagagagagtgcatatttaggtagttgttgaataacatcactcctaacgtatatgagggatcaatacggagggtttaaatgtgggattagggataacgaaaccttgatGCGATCCGAGTTAGCCGTACTTAATACTAGCTAgcataattcgggagaatatgtctagtaaattgtggtagttactTGGGAGAAATTTACCAACACTctgagcgctcatgatcggtagagaagacTTATGCAATTTTATAGGAAATGTAGCGGAAAGGATTCTGAcattaggggaaatcataactctagacatCCTTAGTCTCGTCTcaatccttatccttgttaattgatagttttaccgctttctagtatttgttagttaattagataaaaataaatattacaatctttataattagaaaatggtttggacttgtgtttcttagcgatagtgaacaactgtagctaagtcTTAGTTCTATGTGAGATTCGACTCCAGACTTGTAAGccgaattatatttgcaatgaccacttagtcctttttataaggcatatttgggcgtgatcaaattttagcGTCATTGCAGGGGAACTAACGGTGTGGCTGTAAGCGTACATACttctaggtttcaagtttgaacttttattttattttaatttattttattttttgtatttaatttttttttgttttacttgttgatttgagaacatggcatcttggaattatgagagttttgatgttagtaattctacttttaatcctccttatgcatatcGTGAAGGAAATCATCCattgcaaaattatcaaaatattttcgagagcgagttatgtgcaccaactcaatcttatgtgtggactGTGTGTGATATGtatggtggtcaagatggtcactttcatggttgtgcttatatttcttatcttccctcaaccccttactatgatggttctactttttctggtgaagttaataggaacaaaaaaCCTTGGGAAGCTTATCGAAGGAGATCAAAGATATGTTAAAGTGTTTCATGGAACTATATGATAAGAAACCACTACAGATACAAATACAAGAGGCAATtattcacaacttggaggctcaggcgaataaattaattgaaccttgtaaagTGCAACAAGTTGACATTATGGATAATAGCCAATATGAGCATGAATTTActatagaaattgccattataaTTGAAGATTTAAAAAAATACGAGGAGGTGCTAGTGGAGGAGGTCaaagtagaacaccaacaatctaTCCAACTAAAAGTTGAGGATGCCGATGTTGGAGAAGTAATACTAGAGTCAACTAGGGATGTTGAAGATACAAATTTAGTTGCCTCTAGTGAGACTGGTGTGGAGGAGGTTAAAAATTTTGAAGTTCATGTATTTGAGCGTGTTAGACCTCATTCCAAACACTTCTCTATATTATGTTCAGATGGTGAAATGAAAATTGATCTGTATGAACCAATGCAAGAGTTAAAGGAAGAGGTAGATGAGctctatattctgaaattttcaaGGCCGTCTAGGAAAAATGACACTCTTCGGTTAAAAGCCAAAAAGTTCAAAAATTATCATTCAATTTTTGGCTCGCAACAATTTGTATGGCCCCAGGAGCATGATCATAAAGCAGAATCAAAACTTAgggtccaattcataagttcaaagtgAAGGCACAAAGTGatttgcgtcgtgccgcgacgttaaatcaagcgcttgttgggaggcagcCCAGCTTtactgttttatttatttatttatttattattattatttttgtagtgtcaatttttgattttctagGACTATCGAAAGTTAAGCTATTGGAAGGATCCAACAACAAACCAAATGGCTGGAACTAAGtatgaggtacccgcacgaaggaccaagcttgagagaagtctgagtaccctatgagctgctagtgcttcggtctttggcctaccagggagtttcttttaccctcttattagtatggtgtgcattagggacaatgcacaattttaagtgtggggtgaggagattgtctgggtgacttacTACGCTactttagttgtgttagtttatatatatatatatatatatatatatatatatatatatatatatatatatatttaaaagatTGGATTTTTTCCGACGATGAATTTATTAGACAATTTTTTTGAGgtatttaagtctaaagaaagggaaaaaaattcttggtaggtagtgtagtaattcccccttggtttttctttgtgccgcggttttttttcaaggtttttgcTTGAACCGGGTAGTAGTTTTTTCTTTTTAGAGTAGATTAGAATTAGGAAATAAATGGAGGAAGAAAGATGAGATTCCAAGGCGCTCTTGACTTGTTTTATAGTAGAAAATTTAGGCTTTGGCATGTGTAGTATCTTCCATATGAGATAAAATTGCTTATGATGCCTTGGTTATTGGATAACATGTTTTGTGACGCCTACGTCTCATTTTCTTGACTTATGTTCACGTTGTGCTTAATGCTTAATATGTTGTGGCTCTGCGAATACTTGCATTAGTTTGAGAATCGGAATGAGACCGTCCTTAGTGAATCATGTGCCACGTGGGGTGAGATTTTGTGTAGTTCATGTATTgcacttgtgtctagaactttcccgatatgtgagttgaagcgaaattttaggtgaagctcggtttgaaaaataattttaggctttctttgatgTCTTTTCGAGTGTTATCGctatcacaaataaaatttgtccctagctaacccttttgagcctatagacttttatttggcacccacattacaagcctatacccttttcgagcttaattgatatttttgatccttttacctcttaaagcacgtTAATTATTAAATGAGCGCTAAAATAAGCAAGAAGGGACTAAGTGTGGGTGGCTTTTGAGTGAAACAAATGAAAGGAATAAAGGTGCACTTGTTCTGTAAAGTAATACATCACTAGCGAAAActgcaaagaaaaaaaagagaaaaatctggaaaaagaaaaagaaaaatagagattAACAAATTGTTGTCTTGTTCTTGATAGTGGATATGAATTAAAGTAGTGCTTAACGTGTACGTTGTTTGGGATGATTTTATTTGTGAAATTGAAGGGGATTGAGGAATTTGCGCATAAAGATTATTAAGTGATGtgtaaagtgcttaggagggtgaaccactattcctaaatatatcCTATCGTTCCTTAACCCACATTACAACCTTGAAAAAATTCTAATTGATTTTAGATCGAATGAGCTTATATTAGTAGATATTTACATTATATGCAAgcctatggtaccaattgcatgcatgtgacttcttttgtGAGAATGAGTGATACTCTTTGATATATATGAATTCTTAAAATATATTTGAGCATTTGATTTGAATATGTGGATTCCACTTACTCTCGTATTCTTGTGGTGAGGGAACATGGTTTCACGAGGGATAGATAACGTTATTAGACTTCTCTCTATGATGTTGGGTGTTTAAGCCATGAGTGCATTGTGACATTGAGTTGgtttttgaggctaggattgttagGATTATGTTATCTTTGTTGTGAATATTCGTGAAGTATGACATAAGAAAAGGGAAGTGTATGTGATTGCATATGCTAGAGTTTAATTGTTGCTATAAACCGTGTGGTGTGCCTCAATTGTGTAAAAATAAAGTGCTCAAGGTTGTGTCtataagtgtagtttgattgctcgaggacgagcaatgtttaagtgtggggtattgatgtgtggctataattcCATAGTTTTGTACATTATTTGCCTTGCATTTTATATACTTTAATGATAAATTACACTTTATTCATGCGTAATGAAGTCTATTTTGTGTGTAGGTGAATTGAGGATGAAAGTAGAGCAAAAGGGGTCTTAAACGTTGAAAGCATGCCCGAGAACACTGAAAAGGAGAGACCTGGCGAGGCCAGGCAAAGGCCAGCCTTAACCAGGCTTTAGCCTGGCGAGGCTAGCCAAAGACCAGCCCTAACCAGGCTTTAGCCTGGCGAGGCAAGCCAAAGGCCAGGCTGAGGCTGGCGTTAGGCTGGCGACGCCAGGGCTGGCGCCAGGTCCAGTCCGAGTTTTGAAGACTTAATTCGTTTCCCGGTTTGACTTGGAATTGACCTACACGTTTAGGTCTTTTGCTACACATATTAATACACCTAAAAATGCCACTTTGAAGGGAGATAGACAGAGAGATTGAGATTGGACAGATTTGAGaggggattcgacctaaggaggcaaaaacacactaggagcaagacGGAGAATTCTTTTACGAGTTTTTCAGTTctttcttcctatttccattattggttatgaattatagtattgtagttatgcatactatgatgaatagctaatttgttatctaggattttgatggaacctattggagggtgattttcctgttacgttaatatagatttgttgtagctttctctatttgttcaactacgttattattgtggttggttgaagagctctcaatgactgtgcctatttagtgtgtattactcgatcgagagagagagagagagagagagatagagagtacatatttaggtagttgttgaacaacatcactcataacgtatatgagggatcaatacggagggtttaaatgtgagattagggataacgaaaccttggtgcgatccgagtgagccgtacttaatgccagctagcgtaatttaggagaatatatctagtaaattTGTGGTAGTTACTTGGGAGAGAATTACCAACACTctgagcgctcatgatcggtagagaagacTTAGACAATTTTATAGGAAACTTAGCGGAAAGGATTCTGAcattaggggaaatcataactctagacatCCTTAGTCTCGTCTCAATCTTTATCCttgttaattgatagttttactgctttctagtatttgttagttaattagataaaaataaatattataatctttataattagaAAATGGTTTGGACTTGTGTTTCTTAGTGATATTGAACAACTGTAACTAAGcattagttctctgtgggattcgactctggacTTATAAACCGAATTATATTTACAACGATCGTTTAATTTTTTTATAAGGTATAGTTGAGCGTGACCAGATCGCAAGACTAACGAGATGAGATTTTTCGAATTGAAAAAAGTTTGGTCAGTTCGTCGGTTGAAGAGAAGAGGACCGGTTTTTGgaactaaaaaaaaaattcatacgTGTTTAATTCTTATTAATCACACTGACATACAAATGGCGTGTGAAACTCGCACATTTGAATCCTTAGGACTTGTGTGTTTAAAAGATACTCTTACAATAAGGTGAGGTATCTATGTGATCATTAGTTAAGTTTAAATGCCTAACTAAAAAAAAATTACGAAGTTTAAAGAGCTATCGAAATATCTAGGTATTTTGCTAATTATAAGGAATTTATCTagaatatttattatttaatgTCATGAGTACATGCACGAAGGATCGTTTTGTCGTAAGATGTTTTGAAACTATTTAATTTAATAGTTAATATCCTAAAATTCGTCTAAACTATATAATTTTTGTCAGTTGCCTACCTAAACTATCGCATATCTCCGAAAATCTCCTGAATTATATTCCCTTTCATAATAAAATCCGTTCGTCATTTATGTGGCATAATGTTTGTAACAAATCGCCCAAGAGCACGTGAAGGctaaaaaaaatcattaaaataaccCACCTAACAGTGTCTAACAGCTAACTAGCccttcattttttaaaatttatatttttttttttctttatatttcaccttccttcctcattttttcatctttcttctCCATTTCTTCATCtaaaattctctctctctctctctctctctcttattttgaGTTTATTTCTTATCTTTATCGTTTTATCTATCATTCATCTTTTACCTAAATTTATTTGAAGGAAGGAACGCCCTTTCAAGTATTTGTAGAGCATGAGATTTAATTTCAAGAAATCAGGGAATAAAGAAATAGAACATATGTGTAGTTATCTTCTTTAACAATTTAGATATCTCCTTTCAAAAATCTTTAGAATTTAGGTCTGTCAAAATCCTAATCTTCTATACCGATTTAAGAGCAGAAATCCTAGTTTTTATTCCGATTTTTGAACATAagcaaaaatagacaaaacaatcGATGTTAGAACGAAGATTGATAAAGAAAATCGCTACGGAGAGATTAGTGTTGCCATTCTCCGATGAGAGcaaagagaaaataattttttttacaattGACCCACTAGTTTTAGCCCTATCCCTTTTTTTTTACTATGTAATATTTTACAATAATATAATAAAGAGTATTACAGTCTTAATTAAGTCTATTTTTAAGATTAAGCTAAACAAATATCCATGTAGATTGCCACATGGCAGATTTTAAAAATACTTTGGAAAGTGCATTATATGCACCAGTAAGAAAGCGAGGAGGGATTTTTATTATGAAGGGGGATAAAATTTAGGGAGTTTTCGGAGATATGTGATAGTTTAAGTAGACAATTGACAAAGGTCGTATAGTTTAAGCGGGTTTTGGGATATTAACTCTTAATTTAAAGAAGCTTGACTTCTTATGTCAACATCCTGACAAGGTTTTACGTGATAACAATATTACAATTTGGGTTAAGTTAATCATCCGTTTGCAAAGTTTGATGTTTGTTTGGTACAAACTTTTAAAGTTTGATCTTAGTTTGGAAcgaactttttttatttttattgaattAATATTATATCCAATGTACATATTTTGTACTCTTCTAACATGTTTGATTACTCGGTCACATTGTTAATACTTTAGGTTTCTACTAATTACAATTATTAATATACGAACTAATAATAGCTTATACTAGCTACTGCTAATGCAAATGTATAATTTTTTTGCTCTTTCATGTATAATTATTTATTCAAAAGTAGCTACTGCAATACAAATGTACGAACAAATAATAGCTTATtagtattattttataaaatcatATATTACATGACTCATCAACATGCACGCACAATAAGAACTAGTATATTAAAATATATTGCTAGTATTAAAATTGTCACAagtaaattaaaaattataaataaagaaTTGCTTTGTTATAATATGTTGAAACACATTAATATGATAAATAATTTTGCAAGTTCAAAAAATAACTGAAGGGTTAAATTAGGAAACATTTAGGGGGTAGAAGACAATCTCAAAAGTGGAGGGTGGAATGGGTAAATATTTTATAGTATTAAAAGaggataaagaagaagaaaagaatccGCTAGTGGCATAGCCCATAGGAAAGAAAAGCCAGAAAATGGCCCCTGGTTTTCTGTTATTCCGCTCTCTCCTCTTTCAATATCAATTCTACGGCCTCTCCCACCCATTTATACTTAGTCAAGAACGTAGAATTTCAcatatctttctttcttttaacCCCCTTCAactgcaacatcatcatcaacaacataaTACTGCACATAGTAAATATCAAGAAGAAAAATATCCAAAAAATTATATATACCCAGATCATTGTTTTCCTGTTTTCTTATTGAATTACTTACCCACCTTCTGATTTCAAGTTAAAAATTGGTAAAATGAGGATTGAAAAAAATGTAAGTGAAAGAAAAGGTAAGGAGTACAGCGACTGGAAAAAGAACCGGAGAAGACAGAGGAGGGTATCGCCGGTTCAAATACTCTATGAAACTTGCAAACAAGTGTTTGCTAATTGTGGTCCTGGTGTTGTACCATCTGCAGAAAACATTGAACGTCTCAAGGCGGTTTTAGGTATGTTCGTTGATTCATTTGAGCTTATTTTTTTTAAGTGTTGAATTGCTGTTGCGTCATAAATTTgcaaaaatttcatttttatgaTGTCGGGATAAAGTACAAGTTTTGAGCTATAAAGTACAACCCCTCCAATTATGGTGCATGATCTGGCATTGTCATTTTACAACATCTCGTTTTAAAGTTGATTTTGACATTGTAAATTGTTACCAATTCTTTTCAGGCTTACCCTTTTACTGCTATTTCCATTTTACGATGATGACAGCTATAACTGGAATCAATTTGTTTTAACTCAATTCCAAAGTTATATCAGCATTTTAGGAAAGGCTGCATTTGACGTTCTATTAATATTAACTAAAAAAATTTAGCTTCTATAATGTTTGTTGGGGTTACACGATTTTAATTTGTTCTTGGTGTAGCTTAATATTGATGCAAATGTTGTATTGGTTATGGTGTTGGAACATTACCAAATTTATAAAGAAGTTGATTTTGATAAGGTTGTTTGATGATATATCCACTTTTGGCACGACAGGATCTGGTTGTCTTTTTACTAACGTTTTGTTTTGCTCTCCCATTTGAGAAATAGCTTTCTGTTTTAGGGCTTTAAATGTTTGGATAATGCTACTTCAGATATAAACGTTCTTTCTTTCTAAATTTGCTTACTTCTACTGTTTTCAGGATTTACttataaaataaatgaaaaacaaCTGTTTCcgggataaggtgtttgagattATCTGCATTGTGTTTTCTGTTGTGATTGTTATGTTGCTATGTCACAATAGAAAATAAAATTATTGTTTGGTTGGAAAATAACTGTTATACCTTTTCCCTTTAGCTCAATATTTTTTCTTGCTTGTATAGTTCAGGGATTTGTTCCTTGAGCCGAGctgtctatcggaaacagcctctctatctttATAAGGTagctaccctccccagaccccatccATTTATGGGATTACActgtgtttgttgttgttgttgttgtatagttCAGGGGTTTGTGAGGAGGGGTGGGGGTGACATGAAAATTTACTGGAAGAATGAGAATTCTTCAATAATCTTTTTTAGGCAAAGTATAGATTGTGGAAACAAAAAATGATTTACTACATTATTTTGATGTGTGTAAATTTATCCTTCCTTTGTTACATTATTTCACCTTGTGCTGATTTAGGCACAATGGTACTTACCCTCTTTACATGGTACGCAGATACTATGGTTGAAGCAGACGTTGGCTTGAGTCCGAATTTGCCATATTTCAAGTCAACCACATATGATACACCTCCTAAAATAACGTACCTGCACCTCCATGAGTGTGACAAATTCTCGGTATGTAGCAATTTTTTCACTAATACTGAATTGGCTTTTTCTCTTCCTTCAGTGTCTTGATTCGTCGCTTAAAAGTCTTTCGCTTCTTTGGCAGATTGGTATCTTTTGCTTGCCTCCATCAGCTGTGATTCCACTTCATGATCATCCTGGAATGACAGTTTTTAGCAAGCTTCTTTTCGGAGAAATGCACATAAAGTCGTATGACTGGGCGGACAATATTCTCCCTGCTGAATCAACTCCAAGTGCTAATTATCCTGTAGACAGTAAGTTCTTTAGCTGGAGATTGCATCATTGAACTGTTCTCTTCACTCATTGTCACGTGGAAATAGGAAGCATGTCTTTAAATTGGGGCATAATATATAGCTGGTTGCTTTGAAAGAAGAGTATAAATGAGTGTACACATATCAGCATTCTACATTTTTTCCAATTTATTAGGTCCTGAAAAAATGTCTTGCTTCCTGAACTCactccccccaccccccaccccttCTGCTTGTCTTGCTATATGGGGTCAAAGGGGGTCGACTCTTGTTTTCTGTAAATTCTTGGTGAGCCATAAAGTCTTATAAATATTTGGTTCACCATAAGGTTTTGAGGTTTCAGTTACTATAGATTTTTTACACTAATATGTTAGGTTTATAAGGGGACTAaattttttggtcattttttttatcAGATGCGGCTGGGGATTCAACTGGACTTCGTCTTGCAAAAGTGAAGGTGAATTCTGTGTTTAGAGCGCCATGCAAGACCTCTATCCTCTATCCATCTGATGGTGGTAATATGCACTGTTTCACAGCAAGAACAGCGTGCGCAGTACTAGACGTGCTTGGTCCACCATATTGTGATCCTGAAGGTCGCCACTGTCAATACTACTATGACTTCCCGTTAGCCAATATCTCAGGTACAccttgtattttctcaaaatacTTGACTCTGGCTTTGATTTGTGACACAAGAAAATGGACGTTGGGTCTAACTCATTCTCAAAAGCTAGCTCCGGCAAGTCAGAGTTGTCCAAAAAATCCATATAAAGACACAATAATCCATTCCCTTGATACTTGACACCTACCCGTATGC contains:
- the LOC104210006 gene encoding plant cysteine oxidase 2-like, whose protein sequence is MRIEKNVSERKGKEYSDWKKNRRRQRRVSPVQILYETCKQVFANCGPGVVPSAENIERLKAVLDTMVEADVGLSPNLPYFKSTTYDTPPKITYLHLHECDKFSIGIFCLPPSAVIPLHDHPGMTVFSKLLFGEMHIKSYDWADNILPAESTPSANYPVDNAAGDSTGLRLAKVKVNSVFRAPCKTSILYPSDGGNMHCFTARTACAVLDVLGPPYCDPEGRHCQYYYDFPLANISVPEEQRGCGDYAWLKEREKPEDLTVVGALYKGPKIVK